The following nucleotide sequence is from Triticum dicoccoides isolate Atlit2015 ecotype Zavitan chromosome 7B, WEW_v2.0, whole genome shotgun sequence.
CGTTTTGAGGGGAACAAAGGACGAGGTGCTGGCGAACCACTCTTTTATCGGCTTCTGACTTTACCCTGCCGGACGGACGCGCTTTGGTGAGTGATGATCCCAAAGCATCTCGTTTCACATTGCATCTCTGCTCTGCCGGCGAAGCGCTTAGTTGGCAACCACTTTGACACTCTTATCATAGAGACTCCCATGAACTGAGAGAGAATGCGCGTGCAAAGGCTTCCTAGATTGCAATTTAAAAACCCCATAACATCTTGCCATGGCCAAACGATCGGTTCCATGCCTCGTATTCTCCCTTCCCTGCATGCATGCAAACAAATGGCCGCGAATTATTGACCGAGCTGAGCACCAGCCAGAGTGACCAAGCAAAGATCAATCTTATAACATGGCAGATGAACAGGGCCATTCTATCCGTGGACGATAATTCTATGCCCGGTGTATGCAGCCATGCATGGCGGAGCAGAGCAAAGCATCGGCCGGCCACAAGAGGAACTAGCAGACCCAAGAATAATCCAACGCCGTATTGAACATCTGCCTAACCGTCTACCAAGCAGGAAATTCGACGGCTAGCCTAATGGGCAGGTGAATCCCCACAGATTTCACCATCACTTTCGCCAAACTCTCGAGAGATGGAAGGGCACCGTGGTGACTCGGCAACCCGCGACAGAAGCGAAAGCGAACGCCGCTTAATCAATCAACAACTGAACCGCGAGGGGAGACCGGCCGAGCACACACCTGGCCGCCAGGAGAGCTCCCGTCGGCCGTCGTCCACGTCGTGTTTAGGCTAGCCGGAgacgggaaggaaagaggaggagttaAGGGCGCTGTGCCCCGCGAAAGCTGCCCTGCTCGTGGAAAAGGAGGGAAGGACTTCACTTCAGCTCGTTATCGCCACCGGACTCGACAGGGACGGGTGGTTACGCCGGTGCGATCAGCTGGTGCTCCGGCACTATGCAGCGGCCGAGATGGACAAGACCTGAGACCGGGAGAGACAAGCAATGGTAGATGTTTCCAAGGGCAGATGACAAGCGTTATTAGCAGATTCATGCATGAACACAACTGCCCACGTCGGTTGTGATGCTTGTGGATCGTTCATTTGTTGGTTGTTTGGTAGGTCGTGTCACTTCTTCCCTTCATTGACCCTGTTAGCTTCCTTGTATCATGCATGTGACCTAGAGTAAGTATACTTGACTGCTCGGGATCAACTAAAAATAATTCGAAATGTCAAACACGAGCAAACTGGAGCAGCACTAGCAGACAGTAGCAGCTACGGAATGTCAGAATATATGCCCTGACCCGGCCCTGGTCCACTCAGTGCCTAACAAAATGCACTAAAAAAATACTATCATTACACAAGAAAAACTGTACTAAAACTGCCAACAGCCGGCCGTGAGACCAAGCAAAGTAATCAAAGGAATCGGCGGCGACGTTTTTAAAATTCGGATGAAATCATGACACGTCGCACCGACGCACACTGCGGCAGGTCAAAGCGTGGAGTGCTGTTTAGCTATGCAGAAGTGAGTATGGTACCAAATTAATAGAGGATTAACTATGACTACTACTAGTATTAGCTCCTTTTTAAGCTTACATATGCCCTGCATTAGGCTCCTTTTGCTTAACTAATTGTACAGCGACCGaagagcagcaggaggaggaggaggggaggcaaGAGAAGTGCGCTTGAGAAAAGGAAGGTTCATGTCATGCGGCAGGTTTGGTGCGGACCATCGGAATCCGGGGTGTACGCGTCCCTAGCCACCTACGGCCACCAAACTGCATATCATACTGTTACGACTATACGAAACCAAATGACGCCGGGAACAATATCTACACGGTCGATCGAGGAAGAAGCGTCGGAGTCATCGCGGCCGGAGCGCCGTCGCCATCCGAGCGCCGGCCCATCGATACGTCGGTCGAGCAACCATGCACGTGGATGTGGGGCTGGCTGGGCTCGGTGAGTGAAGAAGGTGCCTGCCTCGTGTTTTCAAATCGCTTTGTGCCGCCGCGCGCACGGGCACCGCGGGGGCAAGTACAACGAGAGTGCGCGGCGGCGCGCGTCCCGTGCGTTCGCACGTCAGAACCATGCGGACGTACGTATGGACCGAAATTCGACGCGGGATTACGAGAATGGTGCGTTTTGGTTCTCATATCCTGACTGACTTATAAATGCACTTGTTCACCGTTCGACGTCGTGAAGGATCGTCCCGTTTGGTTGCAACAGGTTGAGGGTCCTTTATTTGAAACGGAAATAAAATGTTTGTCAAATCTCATTAGTTAAGAattagggtctgtctaggacacatctagatgtgacataatttATGTCACATCTAGGCAGATGTCCATTTTGTTTGTGGTCTAATTTttgttgtcctagtttttttttgtttcttgttgttgCATTATgtatttgtgggagcttagatgtgacatcacTAAaagacatctagatgtgaattagacaaagtgTAAGAATAATATTGagctaaagaaaaaaaaaacaggggGTTAAAGTTAACGTAGAGGTAGAGAGCATGGCTATGCAAGCAAAATTTAGTGACAGAAACATCAATTGCTATATTCTTTTTCACTTGCACAATGCCTAGCTGGTCGGCTTGGAAAGTCTTTTCTAGAGTAGCCATGACATTCACATTAAACAATAACCGAGTTACAAGAACATCGTTAGAAGATCTAGGGTCACATCATTGTCGAAGAGGCTTTTAGGGCCGAAGAACATGCCCACAGCGAGCGGCAGAGCACGAATCGATGTGACGCCGCGCTAGCCTAATGCGTCGCACCGCTCCAACGAGTGGATCCTTCCTCTACAAACCACCATTCCTGCTCCAGGAACACCTATTCGCCATGGCTATAGGAGTCGCCACAACATGCAACAACATTCAGCAACGAACATAAAAACTAAATTCATTTCCCCAAGAGAACGACTAGTACATGAAACCACCGGCTCTTCGTCGACGCCATGGAGAGCATCTCCGTGGTGAGGAAGAATTAGAGACAAAATTATTCTACGTGTAGTTCTCACCACCCCGCCGCCACCAAACGAAACAACCATTATACTTGTNNNNNNNNNNNNNNNNNNNNNNNNNNNNNNNNNNNNNNNNNNNNNNNNNNNNNNNNNNNNNNNNNNNNNNNNNNNNNNNNNNNNNNNNNNNNNNNNNNNNNNNNNNNNNNNNNNNNNNNNNNNNNNNNNNNNNNNNNNNNNNNNNNNNNNNNNNNNNNNNNNNNNNTGTGAATGAAGCAATTCGTGGCTTTTAGGTTAGAAAATACCTTCGGTAGTGCACCGCTGCATGTTTTTGTCACTACATTGTAGTTGAATTTTATGACAGTCATATCAAAATTTGAGttctactcccttaatttcaaaaatataatgtgcgtttttattttttataaaatttGATCAAGATTTATTTTGCTAGTTGAGTAAATACTTTAAAATGGATCTAGTGACACAAATTCCATGTCACAATCGTAAGTAAATCACGGTCGTAAGCAAATACATAAACACCTATTAACAATATGTTTTTGATCAAAACCGTAACTTAATGAAAATAAGTGCCTCTTAATTATTCCATTTTCCAATGAAGGGAGTAGTATAAGGGATCGACCTGGTATGCTGATCCGAATGAAAAAGGAAGAACATATGAAGTTTTGATTGAATCATCAGTCCACGAGTCATCCCCAATTCAAAAAAAGCATGGCAAACCCTCCTTCCCAAACTAGCCTACTCGGCTGATAACGGGATCCCTACGTCGGAGCAGTAGTATTTTACAAAACGAGTGCCTAGATAGTAGCCATATACGACCTAGATTTTCCCCAACTATATGCTCATGGCCAAGTTGCTGCACCAGCCGAGCCGTTTGACGATAATTGGCACGGGAACAACACATTCTTATTCACTCGGTCAATCACTCACTCATTGGCCAATGCTACTAGTATCGTACCCTTGTTCCTCTTGCCTTCCTTCCACCAATTTTCACCAAATCCCGCGCAGCGCAAGCAGTCCACCCCTACGATATGGGCAGCGGCTAGGCTATTCCCCTCCCCCGCACTATTTCCTCTTCCCCTTTGCTGGCCTTCTATATTCCCATGGACACGATGATGGGCCGGAACCGCAAAGTCACCTAACCCAGCCGGGCCGGCCCCACCCATTCAACACGGTATGCTGCTCTCGACGGAgctccgcgccgcgccgcgccgcgcaccACCTCCGTCCCTCCACTCCCCCTACATATACGAGAGTCCCCCGTAGAGTCGACAGCCCACCACACCCTGctactctcctctcctctcccccgTCCCCCCGTCCCCATTTCAACAGCTGCTTCGCCCAACGACCGCTCGAACAACCGGGCCGCGAAGCTCCACCTGTCCGCCGCGTGCTTGCATATATCGAAGAGCGATCGATCGTCGGCCGCCGCGGGAGCTAGCGGAGCGAGTCCGTCGGTTGGCCCATACGTTCGAAGGTTCCTCGAGGACTAGCGTATACAGCTgttggagaaagagagagagagatagatactgAGATAGCGAGGATAATGAGGAGGAGCAGCGGCGCCGGGGCGTGGGCTCTTGGTGTGGCCGTGGCGGCCGCGGCCATCTTcctggcggcggaggcggccggcgcGGCGCCCGTGCCGCACGACTATGAGCAGGCCCTGCGGAAGAGCCTGCTCTACTTCGAGGCGCAGCGGTCGGGGCGGCTGCCGCACGGCCAGCGCGTCGCCTGGCGCGACCACTCCGGCCTCACCGACGGCCTCGAGCAAGGAGTACGTTACGTCGCCACCACATTTTccgtctcttcttcttcttctttgccggCCGGCGGGGGTGGCCGATCATCATATATATCGTTCGGTCGATCAGGGGTGCTGACTTTGGACGGATCTTGCCTGCTGTGTTTGGTTCCATTAGGTGGATTTGGTGGGCGGATACTACGATGCCGGCGACCACGTCAAGTTCGGGCTGCCCATGGCGTTCACGGTGACCATGCTGTCGTGGAGCCTCCTGGAGTACGGCGGCGACGTGgcggccgccggcgagctcgcccaCGCCCTCGAGTCCATCAAGTGGGGCACCGACTACTTCATCAAGGCGCacaccaagcccgacgagctctggGCCGAGGTAATTTACAATCTCTTCCCGATTTACCTCCATCCATCGTAATCACCGCCATTCGCTAGCTAATCATCCAATCAGCAACTTCAAACAAACAAACATGCATGCACCATTGGTTGGCTTTAGGTTGGCAGATGGAGAAAACAAAAGCAAAGAACTCGTTTATTTTAACTTATTTTTGAAAGCTGGGGGAGAGGAACATTTGTTAGGTGGGGGCTAGAGGACAAGCAAAGCCAAGGTGCGGTTCAGTCGAGGAACGCGCAAATCTCACACCTGCAGCTGCATGCATGATTGTCTCCTCGCTTCACATGGATTAGCTAGCTAGGAACTTAACAAACCATGCATATGCATGTCTGTCCGCCTGCCTGCTTCCATGGCTTTGATAAAATGTGAATGAAATGATTGACTGATCGTGCTTCGCTTTGCTTTGCAGGTTGGCGACGGCGACACCGATCACTACTGCTGGCAGCGGCCGGAGGACATGACCACGTCGCGCCAGGCCTACAAGGTCGACCGCGAGCGCCCCGGCTCCGACGTCGCCGGCGAGACCGCCGCCGCCCTGGCCGCCGCCTCCATGGCGTTCCGCGAGACCAACCCGCACTacgcccacctcctcctccaccatgcccagCAGGTTTGTAACAATCACCGTCACTCCTACTACTGTGCACGTAACTAATTAGACTAGTCCAGAGATTAGTAGTACTACTACTGGTAGTAAATTCTTTGGCGTGTGTGGAATGTCTCGGGTACGCGTAGCTGAGTTGCCGATCGAGCTGTAGATTCTGAGGACCGGCCAGGAAGCACGAGTCAAAGAGGGCAGAGGATTTTTCTCCCTGCTTCACATTGGAACCGTGTTCTTCTCCTCGCTGCTCGTGCCGCACGTGCCAACTTGTCACCATGACGTCATCACCAGGCAGCTGGCTAAATCTTCCATCTTTTTCTTGTAGTATACACAAACACAAAAATTAACCGCGTGAAGGTTCTGTCGGTCCAGGGAGGCCGACATGTGGGTCCATGAAAGAGCTCGGCATCATGCAGCACACTGTCAGCGCCGTACTACGTGGCTGCGTGATGCGACAGGCTACTTAACGTAACCACCACATTTCCGTTCACGTTGGCGCCTTCAGAAGCCCACGCGATTACAAAGATGCGATGCAAATCATGATGATGATTATTGCGGCCGATAGATTAGAGGAATATTAGTTGGTTGGTTAGCTTTTTTAATGGCGTGCATGTACGTGGGTAGTACTGACCTATGTCTCTTTTCTCTTGGCGGTACAGCTGTTCGAGTTCGCTGACAAGTACAGAGGCAAGTACGACAGCAGCATCGCCGAGGTGAAGAGCTACTACGCGTCCGTCAGCGGCTACCACGACGAGCTGCTCTGGGCGGCGCTCTGGCTCCACCGCGCCACCGGCAGGGCCAGCTACCTCGACTACGTGGTGGACAACGCGCACGAGTTCGGCGGTACCGGATGGGCCATCACCGAGTTCAGCTGGGACGTCAAGTACGCCGGCGTCCAGATCCTCGCCACCCGGCTGCTGCTGCGGGGCGATCACGAGGAGCGCCACCGGGCCACGCTCGAGGGGTACCGCGCCAAGGCGGAGCACTACGTGTGCGCGTGCATGGGCAAGAACGCCGCCGCCGAGGACAACGTGGAGCGCAGCCCCGGCGGGATGCTCTACGTGCGCCAGTGGAACAACATGCAGTACGTCACCAGCGCCGCGTACCTCCTCTCCGTCTACTCGGGCTACCTCACggaggccggcgacggcggcgcggccgTGACGTGCGCGGGCGGCGGGGGGTCGGCAGACGCCGGCGAGGTGTTCGCGCACGCCCGGGCGCAGGTGGACTACGTGCTGGGGAGCAACCCGCGCGGGATCAGCTACCTGGTGGGGTACGGCGCCAAGTTCCCGGCGAGGGTGCACCACCGCGCCGCGTCCATCGTGCCGTACAAGGACAGGAAGGAGTTCATCGGGTGCGCGCAGGGGTTCGACGACTGGTTCGGCCGCAAGAGCGCCAACCCCAACGTGGTCGTCGGCGCCATCGTCGGCGGGCCCGACCGCCACGACAGGTTCAGGGACGACAGGGTCAACTACATGCAGACGGAGGCGTGCACGTACAACACCGCCCCCATGGTCGGCATGTTCGCCATGCTCAACAGGGTGGCGCGGCAGCAGGGCCCCTCGCCGGCGACGCAACGGCCGGAGAGCAGTAGAAGTACTGCGGCGGAGTGAAAGTGTAAATTATACCGTAGGCAGTAGTAATACGCGCAGGGGGGAACTGTACAATTTTGCCCCTCCTATTCTTTTGTTCATTCTTTTCTGGTAGATGCGAAGGCGCTTCTTCGCAGGGATTAT
It contains:
- the LOC119340827 gene encoding endoglucanase 16-like translates to MRRSSGAGAWALGVAVAAAAIFLAAEAAGAAPVPHDYEQALRKSLLYFEAQRSGRLPHGQRVAWRDHSGLTDGLEQGVDLVGGYYDAGDHVKFGLPMAFTVTMLSWSLLEYGGDVAAAGELAHALESIKWGTDYFIKAHTKPDELWAEVGDGDTDHYCWQRPEDMTTSRQAYKVDRERPGSDVAGETAAALAAASMAFRETNPHYAHLLLHHAQQLFEFADKYRGKYDSSIAEVKSYYASVSGYHDELLWAALWLHRATGRASYLDYVVDNAHEFGGTGWAITEFSWDVKYAGVQILATRLLLRGDHEERHRATLEGYRAKAEHYVCACMGKNAAAEDNVERSPGGMLYVRQWNNMQYVTSAAYLLSVYSGYLTEAGDGGAAVTCAGGGGSADAGEVFAHARAQVDYVLGSNPRGISYLVGYGAKFPARVHHRAASIVPYKDRKEFIGCAQGFDDWFGRKSANPNVVVGAIVGGPDRHDRFRDDRVNYMQTEACTYNTAPMVGMFAMLNRVARQQGPSPATQRPESSRSTAAE